AGGGCGTTAGGGAAGGTATTGTCATGACTCAGGCTAGCGCATTTATCACGCTTGAAAATATCAGTAAGCGATTCCCCGGCGTGCTGGCGCTGGATCAGGTGAATCTCACTCTGAACAAAGGGGAAGTTCACTGTTTGGCCGGCCAGAACGGCTGCGGCAAGAGCACCATCATTAAAGTGATTTCAGGGGTATATCAGCCCGAAAAAGGTGCCAGTATCCTGATTGACGGCAAGTTGTTTCATCACCTGACGCCGCAACTCTCCTTCTTCTACGGCGTACAGGTGATTTATCAAGACTTGTCGCTTTTCCCCAATTTAACCGTCTCCGAAAATATTGCTGTCCACCGTTATCTGCCGGGTGGCGATTTTTGGGTGAAACGCAAAAGCATGCGTGAGCGAGCCTTAGCCGCCATGCAACGGGTGGGCGTCACCCTCGATCCCGATAAAAAAGTGGAACAACTCTCGATTGCTGATCGCCAATTAGTCGCCATTTGCCGGGCGATTGCCGCCGATGCGCGCTTAGTGATTATGGATGAGCCAACCGCCTCGTTGACCAGCCAAGAAGTGAAAGGTTTACTCAATGTGGTGCGCGACCTGAAATCGCAAGGCATCTGTGTGGTATTCGTCAGCCACCGTTTGGATGAAGTGATGGAAGTCGCTGACAGAATCAGCGTGATGCGCGACGGCAAGCTGATTGGCACTTGGCCTGCCAGTGAACTAGATAGCCATGAGTTGGCATTTCGCATGACTGGCCAACGTTTCACTTACAGCCAATTACCCCCTCTGGCCGCCAAAGCCACACCGTTGTTAGAAGTCAAAAAGCTGAGCCGTGGCGAGCAGTATCGCAATATCGATCTGACGCTACATGAGGGAGAAATTGTCTCGATCACCGGCTTACTCGGTGCAGGTCGTACTGAGCTGTGCTTGAGCTTGTTTGGTATGACGCAACCGGAAAGCGGCGAGATATGTGTTGCGGGTAAGGCCGTACATTTTCGTCATAACCGCGATGCAATCCACCAAGGGATCGGCTATGTCTCCGAAGATCGCCTGACACAGGGCTTGATCATGGAACAGTCGATCTACGACAACACTATCGTGTCGGTATTCGACCAACTACACACCCGCAGTGGATTGCTCGATCACCCCAAAGCCGCCGCACTGGTGAAGCAGTTGGTGCAGGATCTGAACATCAAAGTGTCGGATACCGCGTTGCCGGTCAAAACCTTGTCCGGTGGGAATGCACAGCGGATCGCCATTGCCAAATGGGTAGCGACACAACCGAGCATTTTGATCCTCGATTCACCGACGGTCGGGGTCGATATCGCCAACAAAGAAGGGATCTACCACATTGCCAAGGCACTGGCGGCACAGGGTATGGCGGTATTAATGATTTGTGACGAGATCCCTGAGGCGTACTACAACAGCCATCGGGTGTTGGTGATGCGTAAAGGTGAATTGGTCGCCGAGTTTTATCCGCATCAATGCACAGAACAACAGATCGCCGAGGTGGTCAATGGATAAGCTAACACTGCGGCGCCTTACGGGCCGCCACGAGTTCTATCTCGGCCTGCTGGTGTTGTTACTGGCTATCGGCTTGAGCGTGAAAAGCCCTGAGTTCCTGACGTTGGGGAACTTAACGGATGTCGCCACTAGCTACGCCATTTTAGGCATTTTAGCCTGTGGTTTGTTTGTGGTGCTGATTGCGGGCGGCATCGATATCTCTTTCCCTGCGGTAACCGCCATTGCGCAATATGTGATGGCGTCGTGGGTGATCACCCATGGCGGCAGCTTCGCGCTAGCGTTCGTGTTAGCCATGACGGTGGGATTGTTGCTGGGATTGGTCAACGGCTTGCTGGTTTATTGGCTGAAAGTACCGGCGATTATTATCACCATTGCCACTTTGAATCTGTTCTACGGTTTGCTGGTGTACATCACCAACGGGACTTGGCTCTATGGCTTCCCTGACTGGTTTATGACCGGTATTAACTGGTTTTCGTTTACCGGCAGTGACGGCTATGACTATGGCTTAACACTCCCGCTATTTTGTTTGGCCGCCACCATCATTTTCACCGGCATTTTGATGAATTACACCCGCCTCGGGCGGCAGATTTT
The window above is part of the Yersinia massiliensis genome. Proteins encoded here:
- a CDS encoding sugar ABC transporter ATP-binding protein, whose translation is MTQASAFITLENISKRFPGVLALDQVNLTLNKGEVHCLAGQNGCGKSTIIKVISGVYQPEKGASILIDGKLFHHLTPQLSFFYGVQVIYQDLSLFPNLTVSENIAVHRYLPGGDFWVKRKSMRERALAAMQRVGVTLDPDKKVEQLSIADRQLVAICRAIAADARLVIMDEPTASLTSQEVKGLLNVVRDLKSQGICVVFVSHRLDEVMEVADRISVMRDGKLIGTWPASELDSHELAFRMTGQRFTYSQLPPLAAKATPLLEVKKLSRGEQYRNIDLTLHEGEIVSITGLLGAGRTELCLSLFGMTQPESGEICVAGKAVHFRHNRDAIHQGIGYVSEDRLTQGLIMEQSIYDNTIVSVFDQLHTRSGLLDHPKAAALVKQLVQDLNIKVSDTALPVKTLSGGNAQRIAIAKWVATQPSILILDSPTVGVDIANKEGIYHIAKALAAQGMAVLMICDEIPEAYYNSHRVLVMRKGELVAEFYPHQCTEQQIAEVVNG
- a CDS encoding ABC transporter permease, whose amino-acid sequence is MDKLTLRRLTGRHEFYLGLLVLLLAIGLSVKSPEFLTLGNLTDVATSYAILGILACGLFVVLIAGGIDISFPAVTAIAQYVMASWVITHGGSFALAFVLAMTVGLLLGLVNGLLVYWLKVPAIIITIATLNLFYGLLVYITNGTWLYGFPDWFMTGINWFSFTGSDGYDYGLTLPLFCLAATIIFTGILMNYTRLGRQIFAMGSNKDAASRLGINILRLHLYVYGYMGMLAGVAAVVQAQISQSVAPNSLMGFELTVLAAVVLGGTSMSGGRGTLTGTVLGVMLLAFLQNGLTLLSVSSYWHTVFSGVIILVSISTTAWNEKRKLLREH